Proteins encoded together in one Venturia canescens isolate UGA chromosome 10, ASM1945775v1, whole genome shotgun sequence window:
- the meigo gene encoding solute carrier family 35 member B1 has translation MTANKNSKLLLCAAGIFVCYFYFALLQEKITRGQYGDGDQKEKFTYMFALVFFQCLVNYVFAKTVLYATIKEGEDTTRTIYYATSSLTYFLAMVCSSMALQFVSYPTQVVGKAGKPIPVMILGVLLGRKVYPMKKYLFVLLIVIGVIVFMYKDGKSSAKQSDGQIGIGEFLLLLSLTMDGLTSAVQERMRGEHKTKSGHMMVNMNLWSIIFSGAVILVSGELLEFVRFLQRHPNTLWDIMTFSLAGALGQYFIFLTVADFGPLPCSIMTTTRKFFTVLGSVLLFGNNLLPRQWIGTIIVFTGLLLDALYGKDKPALKKELMK, from the exons ATGACGGCCAACAAAAACTCAAAGTTGTTGTTATGCGCTGCCGGCatatttgtttgttatttttattttgctcttctacaagaaaaaataacaagagGACAGTATGGAGATGGTGATCAAAAGGAGAAATTCACTTACATGTTCGCCCTTGTGTTCTTCCAGTGTCTCGTTAATTATGTGTTCGCAAAAACCGTTTTATATGCCACGATTAAAGAAGGCGAAGATACGACGCGTACCATTTATTATGCTACTTCCTCACTCACGTATTTCTTAGCAATGGTTTGCAGTAGTATGGCACTCCAATTTGTCAGCTACCCTACCCAAGTCGTCGGAAAAGCCGGAAAACCCATACCTGTTATGATTCTTGGTGTTCTTCTAGGAAGGAAg GTTTAcccgatgaaaaaatatttgtttgtaCTCCTAATTGTCATCGGAGTGATAGTTTTCATGTACAAAGATGGCAAATCATCGGCGAAGCAGTCAGATGGTCAAATTGGAATTGGTGAATTCTTGTTGCTGCTGTCATTGACGATGGATGGATTAACGAGTGCTGTTCAGGAGAGAATGCGAGGGGAGCACAAAACCAAATCTGGTCACATGATGGTGAACATGAATTTGTGGTCGATAATCTTTAGCGGAGCAGTGATTCTTGTGTCTGGAGAGCTCTTGGAATTTGTACGATTCCTGCAAAGGCATCCGAACACTCTTtgggacatcatgactttttcCTTGGCGGGAGCATTGGGCCAATATTTCATATTCCTAACCGTCGCTGATTTCGGACCATTGCCTTGCTCGATCATGACAACGACCAGAAAATTCTTCACTGTCTTGGGTTCGGTGCTTTTGTTCGGCAACAATTTACTTCCCAGACAATGGATTGGCACTATCATTGTATTCACAGGATTGCTGTTGGACGCTCTTTACGGCAAAGATAAACCAGCGCtaaagaaagaactgatgaaGTGA
- the LOC122417487 gene encoding formylglycine-generating enzyme: MTLKKNFFVFLLLFTIISCIATPDEKTGECGCGRNLNREKNDQSETEDNFKCLKNDDKCENEPAAKSLWTSPTKENMVFIKGGTFTMGTNKPIFKVDGEGPERKVTLDDFYIDKYEVSNKDFQEFVEEKKYLTEAEKMGDSFVFDGLMSDSAKAKIDQAVAHAPWWLPVKGADWRHPEGPDSNITYKLDHPVIHVSWDDAVAYCKWLGKRLPTEAEWEYVCRGGRSNRLFPWGNKLTPNGVHRMNIWQGKFPEKNTVDDGFVGTAPVTEYPPNKFGVHNIVGNVWEWTADWWYTRHTDEKKKNPTGPKSGKERVKKGGSYLCHESYCYRYRCAARSQNTPDTSAGNLGFRCASSAS; the protein is encoded by the exons ATGActttgaaaaagaattttttcgtatttttattattgtttacAATTATTTCATGCATTGCCACGCCGGACGAGAAAACCGGCGAGTGTGGGTGTGGCAGAAAtttaaatcgtgaaaaaaacgatcaatCAGAGACCGAAGATAATTTTAAgtgtttaaaaaatgatgacaAGTGTGAAAATGAACCAGCTGCAAAATCTCTGTGGACAAGCCCGACAAAAGAAAATATGGTTTTTATAAAGGGTGGAACTTTTACAATGGGGACGAACAAACCGATTTTTAAAGTCGATGGTGAAGGTCCTGAGAGAAAAGTCACTTTGGACGATTTTTACATCGATAAATATGAAGttagtaataaagattttcaagaatttgttgaggaaaaaaaatatttgactgaagctgaaaaaatgggggattctttcgtttttgatggtttAATGAGTGACAGTGCTAAAGCCAAAATTGATCAGGCCGTTGCTCATGCTCCTTGGTGGCTCCCTGTCAAAGGCGCTGATTGGCGACATCCGGAAGGGCCTGATTCTAATATTACAT ACAAATTGGATCATCCAGTGATCCATGTTTCTTGGGACGATGCTGTTGCTTACTGCAAATGGCTTGGAAAACGTTTGCCGACCGAAGCTGAATGGGAATATGTTTGCAGAGGTGGACGTTCCAATCGGTTATTTCCTTGGGGTAACAAACTCACCCCTAACGGTGTTCACAG GATGAATATCTGGCAGGGGAAATTTCCAGAGAAAAATACTGTAGACGATGGCTTCGTTGGGACTGCTCCGGTAACTGAATATCCACCGAATAAATTTGGGGTTCATAATATCGTGGGAAATGTTTGGGAATGGACAGCGGATTGGTGGTACACTCGACacactgatgaaaaaaagaaaaatccg ACGGGACCAAAAAGTGGCAAAGAGCGGGTGAAAAAAGGTGGCTCGTATCTTTGCCACGAAAGTTACTGCTATCGCTACCGATGTGCAGCACGAAGCCAGAACACACCTGATACTTCTGCAGGAAATCTTGGATTTCGATGTGCTTCGAGTGCTTCGTAA
- the LOC122417491 gene encoding general odorant-binding protein 83a-like translates to MSIPIVLGLLILCLADIGAITNEMKQMAQVLHDACVEETGVQERLIEECRKGVFSEDSNLKCYIKCLMTKVPLMTEDGDIDEDFIIKVMPAEFKEIAIPVVRACGTVKGADHCETAFLTNKCWHSKSPEHYYLV, encoded by the exons ATGTCGATCCCAATTGTTCTTGGATTATTAATTTTGTGCCTTGCTGATATTGGT GCAATTACCAACGAGATGAAACAAATGGCTCAAGTGTTGCACGACGCCTGTGTCGAAGAAACGGGTGTACAAGAGA GGCTTATCGAAGAATGCAGAAAAGGTGTATTTTCGGAGGATTCTAATCTTaag TGCTACATAAAGTGCCTGATGACGAAAGTACCTCTG atgaccgaggacggtgaCATCGACGAGGATTTCATCATCAAAGTGATGCCTGCCGAGTTCAAGGAGATCGCTATTCCGGTAGTTCGCGCTTGCGGAACAGTCA AGGGAGCGGACCATTGCGAGACAGCATTTCTGACCAACAAATGTTGGCATTCTAAATCACCTgaa cactATTATTTGGTGTAA